The following are from one region of the Myotis daubentonii chromosome 2, mMyoDau2.1, whole genome shotgun sequence genome:
- the SBF1 gene encoding myotubularin-related protein 5 isoform X4: MARLADYFVLVAFGPHPRGSGEGQGQILQRFPEKDWEDNPFPQGIELFCQPSGWQLCPERNPPTFFVAVLTDINSERHYCACLTFWEPAEPTQEAVCSEDAAGREEEAAEGGSGRLSPGTSGPPGQLFAPKTLVLVSRLDHVENSLGLIYTIHVEGLNVGLETVVGNLLTCTIPLAGGSQRTISLGAGDRQVIQTPLTDSLPISRCSVALLFRQLGITNVLSLFCAALTEHKVLFLSRSYQRLSDACRGLLALLFPLRYSFTYVPILPAQLLEVLSTPTPFIIGVNAAFQAETQELLDVIVADLDGGTVTVPECVHIPPLPEPLQSQTHSVLSMVLDPELELADLAFPPPTISSSSLKMQDKELRAVFLRLFAQLLQGYRWCLHMVRIHPEPVIRFHKAAFLGQRGLVEDDFLMKVLEGMAFAGFVSERGVPYRPTDLFDELVAHEVARMRADESHPQRVLRHVKELAEQLYKNENPYPAVAMHKVQRPGEASHLRRAPRPFPRLDEGMVQWIVDQATAKMQGAPPAVKAERRTTVPSGPPMTAILERSSGLHGNSARRLEVVRNCISYVFEGKMLEAKKLLPAVLRALKGRAARRCLAQELHLHVQQNRAVLDHQQFDFVVRMMNCCLQDCTSLDEHGIAAALLPLVTAFCRKLSPGVTQFAYSCVQEHVVWSTPQFWEAMFYGDVQTHIRALYLEPAEDRDPSQGWEEPAEEERSALDVASEQRRLWPMLSREKQQELVQKEESTVFSQAIHYANRMSYLLLPLDSSKSRLLRERAGLGDLESASNSLVTSSMAGSVAESYDTESGFEDAETCDVAGAVVRFINRFVDKVCTESGVTSDHLKGLHVMVPDIVQMHIETLEAVHRESKRLPPIQKPKLLRPHLLPGEECVLDGLRVYLLPDGREEGSGGSGGGPAVLPAEGAVFLTTYRVIFTGMPTDPLVGEQVVVRSFPVAALTKEKRITVSTPVEQIPQDGLHLRSCTFQLLKMAFDEEVGSENAELFRKQLHKLRYPLDVRTTFAFTQGAAHTPGRPPRATKDKGPSLRTLSRNLVKNAKRTMGRPHVTRKKYSPPGYEHRGQAPEDQEDEISVSEELEPGTLTPASALKPSDRMTMSSLVERACCRDYQRLGLGTLSSSLSRAKSEPFRISPVNRMYAICRSYPGLLIVPQSVQDNALQRVSRCYRQNRFPVVCWRSGRSKAVLLRSGGLHGKGVVGLFKAQNTPSPGQSQADSSSLEQEKYLQAVVSSMPRYADTSGRNTLSGFSSAHMGGHVPSPRARVTTLSNPMAASASRRTAPRGKWGSVRASGRSGGLGGDVGSRLAGRDMRGPPQANGAPPDSGFPRPQRAALYIIGDKAQFKGVRPDPLQQWALVPIEMFEARQVKASFKKLLKACVPGCQDFESGPTFLRSLEDSEWLTQIHKLLHVSVMVVELLDSGSSVLVSLEDGWDITTQVVSLVQLLSDPFYRTLEGFRLLVEKEWLSFGHRFSHRGAHTLAGQSSGFTPVFLQFLDCVHQVHLQFPMEFEFSPFYLKFLGYHHVSRRFRTFLLDSDYERIELGLLYEEKGERKGPQTCRSVWEYVDRLSKRTPVFYNYMYAPEDTEVLRPYSNVSNLKVWDFYTEETLAQGPPYDWELAQVSPEPPEEERPDGGAPQSRRRVVWPCYDSRPRAQPDAISRLLEELQRLETELGRPPERWKDNWDRVKAAQRLEGRPDGRGTPSSLLVSSVPHHRRSLGVYLQEGPVGSTLSLSLDSDQSSGSTTSGSRQAARRSTSTLYSQFQTAESENRSYEGTLYKKGAFMKPWKARWFVLDKTKHQLRYYDHRVDTEIKGVIDLAEVEAVVSGTPTMGAPKTVDEKAFFDVKTTRRVYNFCAQDVPSAQQWVDQIQSCLSDA, encoded by the exons ATGGCGCGGCTCGCGGACTACTTCGTGCTGGTGGCGTTCGGGCCGCACCCGCGCG GGAGTGGGGAAGGCCAGGGCCAGATCCTGCAGCGCTTCCCGGAGAAGGACTGGGAGGACAACCCCTTCCCTCAGGGCATCGAGCTG TTTTGCCAGCCCAGCGGGTGGCAGCTGTGTCCTGAGAGGAACCCACCGACCTTCTTTGTTGCTGTCCTCACTGACATCAACTCCGAGCGGCACTACTGTGCCTGCTTGACCTTCTGGGAGCCGGCAGAGCCCACGCAG GAAGCCGTGTGCTCGGAGGACGCTGCCGGGAGGGAAGAAGAAGCCGCCGAGGGAGGCTCGGGGCGACTGTCACCGGGCACGTCTGGCCCGCCCGGCCAGCTGTTCGCTCCAAAGACTCTGGTGTTGGTGTCTCGGTTGGACCACGTGGAG AACAGCCTGGGTCTCATCTACACCATCCACGTGGAGGGCCTGAACGTGGGCCTGGAGACCGTGGTCGGGAACCTGCTCACCTGCACCATCCCCCTGGCCGGGGGCTCACAG agAACCATCTCGTTGGGGGCGGGTGACCGGCAGGTCATCCAGACCCCACTCACCGACTCCCTGCCCATCAGCCGCTGCAGCGTGGCCCTGCTCTTCCGCCAGCTAG GCATCACCAACGTGCTGtctttgttctgtgctgccctcACGGAGCACAAGGTGCTCTTCCTGTCCCGGAGCTACCAGCGCCTCTCAGACGCCTGCCGAGGACTCCTGGCCCTGCTGTTCCCGCTCCGATACAG CTTCACCTATGTGCCCATCCTGCCAGCGCAGCTCCTGGAGGTTCTCAGCACGCCCACGCCCTTCATCATCGGCGTCAACGCAGCCTTCCAGGCAGAGACCCAGGAGCTG CTGGATGTGATTGTGGCTGACCTGGATGGAGGGACGGTGACCGTCCCCGAGTGTGTACACATTCCACCGCTGCCAGAGCCGCTGCAGAGCCAGACCCACAGTGTGCTGAGCATG GTCCTGGACCCGGAGCTGGAGTTGGCAGATCTcgccttcccaccccccacaatATCCTCTTCCTCCCTGAAGATGCAG GACAAGGAGCTGCGGGCTGTTTTTCTGCGGCTCTTTGCCCAGCTCCTGCAGGGCTACCGTTGGTGTCTGCACATGGTCCGCATCCACCCGGAGCCCGTCATCCGCTTCCACAAG GCAGCCTTCCTGGGCCAGCGTGGGCTGGTGGAGGACGACTTCCTGATGAAGGTGCTGGAGGGCATGGCCTTTGCGGGCTTCGTGTCGGAACGCGGGGTTCCCTACCGTCCCACGGACCTGTTTGACGAG CTGGTGGCCCATGAGGTGGCGCGGATGCGGGCGGACGAGAGCCACCCCCAGCGGGTCCTGCGTCATGTCAAGGAGCTGGCGGAGCAGCTCTACAAAAAC GAGAACCCGTACCCCGCCGTGGCTATGCACAAGGTGCAGAGGCCAGGGGAGGCCAGCCACCTGCGGCGGGCGCCCCGGCCCTTCCCCCGGCTGGACGAGGGCATGGTACAGTGGATCGTGGACCAGGCCACGGCCAAGATGCAGGGAGCACCCCCCGCTGTGAAGGCCGAGAGGAGGACCACCGTGCCCTCGGGGCCCCCTATGA CTGCCATCCTGGAGCGGAGCAGCGGGCTCCATGGCAACAGTGCTCGCCGCCTGGAGGTGGTTCGGAACTGCATCTCCTACGTGTTCGAGGGGAAGATGCTGGAGGCCAAGAAG ctgctccctgctGTGCTGAGGGCCCTGAAGGGGCGTGCGGCCCGCCGCTGCCTGGCCCAGGAGCTGCACCTGCACGTGCAGCAGAACCGTGCCGTCCTGGACCACCAGCAGTTTGACTTTGTCGTCCGCATGATGAACTGCTGCCTGCAG GACTGCACCTCTCTGGACGAGCACGGCATCGCGGCCGCTCTGCTGCCCCTGGTCACGGCCTTCTGCCGG AAGCTGAGCCCGGGGGTGACGCAGTTTGCGTACAGCTGCGTGCAGGAGCACGTGGTGTGGAGTACGCCCCAGTTCTGGGAGGCCATGTTCTACGGGGATGTGCAGACCCACATCCGGGCCCTCTACTTGGAACCTGCTGAGGACCGAGACCCCTCCCAG ggctgggaggagcctgcagaggAGGAGCGCTCGGCCCTGGATGTGGCGTCCGAGCAGCGGCGTCTGTGGCCCATGCTGAGCCGCGAGAAACAGCAGGAGCTGGTGCAGAAAGAGGAGAGCACGGTGTTCAGCCAGGCCATCCACTACGCCAACCGCATGAGCTACCTGCTGCTGCCCCTCGACTCCAGCAAGAGCCGCCTGCTGCGCGAGCGCGCAGGGCTGGGCGACCTAGAGAGCGCCAGCAACAGCCTGGTCACCAGCAG CATGGCGGGCAGTGTGGCCGAGAGCTATGACACCGAGAGTGGCTTTGAGGACGCAGAGACCTGCGACGTAGCCGGGGCTGTTGTCCGCTTCATCAATCGCTTCGTGGACAAGGTCTGCACAGAGAGTGGGGTCACCAGCGACCACCTCAAGGGGCTGCATGTCATGGTGCCAG ACATCGTCCAGATGCACATCGAGACCCTGGAGGCTGTGCACCGCGAGAGCAAGAGGCTGCCCCCCATCCAGAAG CCGAAGCTGCTACGGCCTCACCTGCTGCCCGGCGAGGAGTGTGTGCTGGACGGCCTGCGTGTCTACCTGCTCCCCGACGGGCGTGAGGAGGGCTCTGGGGGCAGCGGGGGTGGCCCCGCAGTGCTCCCGGCCGAGGGTGCCGTCTTCCTCACCACCTACCGGGTCATCTTCACGGGGATGCCCACCGACCCCCTGG TGGGGGAGCAGGTGGTGGTCCGCTCCTTCCCGGTGGCCGCGCTGACCAAGGAAAAGCGCATCACGGTCTCGACCCCCGTGGAACAGATCCCGCAGGACGGGCTGCATCTGCGCTCCTGCACGTTCCAG CTGCTGAAGATGGCCTTCGACGAGGAGGTGGGGTCCGAGAACGCCGAGCTCTTCCGCAAGCAGCTGCACAAGCTGCGGTACCCGCTGGACGTCAGGACCACCTTCGCCTTCACCCAGGGCGCCGCGCACACGCCCGGCCGGCCGCCCCGCGCCACCAAGGACAAGGGCCCCTCTCTCAG GACCCTGTCCCGGAACCTGGTGAAGAACGCCAAGAGGACCATGGGGCGGCCGCACGTGACTCGGAAGAAGTACAGCCCCCCCGGCTACGAGCACCGGGGCCAGGCCCCCGAGGACCAGGAGGATGAGATCTCAG TGTCAGAGGAGCTGGAGCCCGGCACGCTGACCCCGGCCTCGGCCCTGAAGCCCTCGGACCGCATGACCATGAGCAGCCTGGTGGAGCGGGCCTGCTGCAGGGACTACCAGCGCCTGGGGCTGGGCACGCTGAGCAGCAGCCTGAGCCGCGCCAAGTCGGAGCCCTTCCGCATCTCCCCGGTCAACCGCATGTACGCCATCTGCCGCAG CTACCCGGGGCTGCTGATCGTGCCCCAGAGCGTCCAGGACAACGCGCTGCAGCGCGTCTCCCGCTGCTACCGCCAGAACCGCTTCCCCGTGGTCTGCTGGCGCAGTGGACGCTCCAAGGCTGTGCTGCTGCGCTCGGGGGGCCTGCATGGCAAGGGTGTCGTCGGTCTCTTTAAGGCCCAGAACACGCCTTCTCCAG gccagtCCCAGGCGGACTCCAGCAGCTTGGAGCAGGAGAAGTACCTGCAGGCCGTGGTCAGCTCCATGCCCCGCTACGCCGACACATCCGGCCGCAACACCCTCAGCGGCTTCTCCTCAGCCCACATGGGCGGTCATG tgcccAGCCCCAGAGCCAGGGTCACCACGCTGTCCAACCCCATGGCGGCCTCGGCCTCCAGACGGACCGCACCCCGAG GTAAATGGGGCAGCGTTCGGGCCAGCGGGCGCAGTGGTGGGCTCGGTGGTGATGTGGGCTCCCGGCTAGCAGGCAGAGACATGCGGGGGCCCCCCCAGGCGAACGGGGCTCCCCCAGACTCAGGCTTTCCGCGGCCCCAGCGTGCAGCCCTCTACATCATTGGGGACAAGGCCCAGTTCAAG GGCGTGCGACCAGACCCCCTGCAGCAGTGGGCGCTGGTGCCCATCGAGATGTTTGAGGCCCGGCAGGTGAAGGCCAGCTTCAAGAAGCTGCTGAAGGCATGTGTCCCGGGCTGTCAGGACTTCGAGTCCGGCCCCACCTTCCTGCGCTCGCTGGAGGACTCGGAGTGGCTCACCCAG ATCCACAAGCTGCTGCACGTGTCGGTGATGGTGGTGGAGCTCCTGGACTCGGGCTCCTCCGTGCTGGTGAGCCTGGAGGACGGCTGGGACATCACCACGCAGGTGGTGTCCCTGGTGCAGCTGCTCTCGGACCCCTTCTACCGCACCCTGGAGGGCTTCCGCCTGCTGGTGGAGAAGGAGTGGCTGTCCTTTGGCCATCGCTTCAGCCACCGGGGGGCCCACACCCTGGCCGGGCAGAGCAGCGGCTTCACGCCCGTCTTCCTGCAGTTCCTGGACTGTGTGCaccag GTCCACCTGCAGTTCCCCATGGAGTTCGAGTTCAGTCCCTTCTACCTCAAGTTTCTTGGCTACCACCACGTGTCCCGTCGCTTCCGGACCTTTCTGCTGGACTCGGACTACGAGCGCATTGAGCTGG GGCTGCTGTACGAGGAGAAGGGGGAGCGCAAGGGCCCGCAGACCTGCAGGTCTGTGTGGGAGTACGTGGACCGGCTGAGCAAGAGGACGCCCGTGTTCTACAACTACATGTACGCGCCCGAGGACACGGAG GTCCTGCGGCCCTACAGCAACGTGTCCAACCTGAAGGTGTGGGACTTCTACACCGAGGAGACGCTGGCCCAGGGCCCCCCCTATGACTGGGAGCTGGCCCAGGTGTCCCCGGAGCCCCCGGAGGAGGAGCGGCCCGACGGCGGTGCCCCCCAGAGCCGGCGCCGCGTGGTGTGGCCCTGCTACGACAGCCGTCCCCGGGCCCAGCCCGACGCCATCTCACGCCTGCTGGAG GAGCTGCAGCGGCTGGAGACCGAGCTGGGCCGGCCCCCTGAGCGGTGGAAGGACAACTGGGATCGGGTGAAGGCTGCCCAGCGCCTCGAAGGCCGGCCAGACGGACGT GGCACCCCCAGTTCTCTGCTGGTGTCCAGTGTGCCCCACCACCGCCGCTCGCTGGGTGTGTACCtgcaggaggggcctgtgggctcCACCCTGAGCCTCAGCCTGGACAGTGACCAGAGCAGTGGCTCAACCACATCCGGCTCCCGCCAGGCCGCCCGCCGCAGCACCAGCACCCTGTACAGCCAGTTCCAGACGGCTGAGAGTGAGAACAG GTCCTACGAGGGCACCCTCTACAAGAAGGGGGCCTTCATGAAGCCCTGGAAGGCCCGCTGGTTCGTGCTGGACAAGACCAAGCACCAG CTGCGCTACTACGACCACCGCGTGGATACAGAGATCAAGGGGGTCATCGACCTGGCGGAGGTGGAGGCCGTGGTGTCTGGCACTCCCACCATGGGTGCCCCCAAGACCGTGGACGAGAAGGCCTTCTTCGAT gtGAAGACGACTCGTCGTGTTTACAACTTCTGTGCCCAGGACGTGCCGTCGGCCCAGCAGTGGGTGGACCAGATCCAGAGTTGCCTGTCAGATGcctga